The following coding sequences lie in one Maribacter forsetii DSM 18668 genomic window:
- the mraY gene encoding phospho-N-acetylmuramoyl-pentapeptide-transferase — protein sequence MLTYLFEYLEKQYQLPGASLFQFSTFRAAMAILFSLMIATVYGKRVILFLQKQQVGETIRDLGLDGQKQKAGTPTMGGVIIIMSTLIPVLLFARLENIYIILLIFTTLWMGAIGFLDDYIKVFKKNKEGLKGRFKVLGQIVLGLIVGAVLYFHPEVTMRDHDKTIITQDYTVEQVKGAEIKSTMTTVPFFKNNEFDYGSLISWAGDGAKEYAWLLFIPIIILIVTAVSNGANLTDGIDGLAAGTSAIIVFTLGIFALVSGNIIFSDYLDIMYIPRVGELLVFITAFAGALIGFLWYNAFPAQVFMGDTGSLTIGGVIAVIAIIVRKELLIPVLCGIFFAESLSVMIQVGYFKYTKKKFGEGRRIFLMSPLHHHYQKMGYHESKIVTRFWIVGILLAIVTVVTLKIR from the coding sequence ATGTTAACCTACCTGTTCGAATATTTAGAAAAACAATACCAGTTGCCTGGAGCTTCGCTGTTTCAGTTCAGCACATTCCGTGCGGCAATGGCTATTCTGTTTTCATTGATGATTGCGACAGTGTACGGTAAGCGTGTAATTCTATTTTTACAAAAGCAACAAGTAGGAGAGACTATTCGCGATTTAGGTCTGGATGGTCAAAAGCAAAAAGCAGGTACGCCAACAATGGGTGGGGTTATCATCATCATGTCCACATTGATACCGGTATTGCTGTTTGCGAGGTTAGAGAATATTTATATTATACTACTGATATTCACCACGTTGTGGATGGGAGCAATTGGCTTTTTAGATGATTACATCAAAGTATTTAAAAAGAATAAAGAAGGGTTAAAAGGTCGTTTTAAGGTCTTAGGTCAGATAGTATTAGGGCTAATAGTAGGTGCAGTACTTTATTTTCACCCAGAGGTGACCATGCGTGATCATGACAAAACAATTATTACGCAAGACTATACGGTAGAACAAGTAAAAGGCGCTGAGATAAAGTCGACCATGACTACGGTACCTTTTTTTAAGAACAATGAGTTTGATTATGGTAGTCTAATATCATGGGCGGGCGATGGAGCAAAAGAATATGCGTGGTTACTGTTTATACCAATTATCATTTTGATAGTAACTGCAGTATCTAACGGCGCAAATTTAACTGATGGAATAGACGGACTTGCGGCAGGTACATCCGCAATTATTGTATTTACGCTGGGCATTTTTGCCTTGGTATCTGGTAACATTATTTTTTCTGATTATTTAGACATAATGTACATACCACGAGTAGGTGAGTTGCTAGTATTCATTACCGCCTTTGCAGGTGCATTAATCGGGTTCTTATGGTACAATGCATTTCCAGCACAAGTGTTTATGGGAGATACGGGTAGTTTAACCATTGGTGGAGTAATTGCCGTAATCGCAATTATAGTACGTAAAGAATTATTGATACCCGTGTTATGCGGAATCTTCTTTGCGGAGTCGCTTTCAGTGATGATACAAGTAGGGTATTTTAAATACACAAAGAAAAAATTTGGTGAGGGTAGACGTATATTTTTAATGTCTCCATTACATCACCATTATCAAAAAATGGGATACCACGAAAGTAAGATCGTAACCCGTTTTTGGATTGTAGGTATACTATTGGCAATTGTAACTGTAGTGACCTTAAAAATTAGATAA
- a CDS encoding UDP-N-acetylmuramoyl-L-alanyl-D-glutamate--2,6-diaminopimelate ligase: protein MMQLKDILYGVRITAVSGTTSCDIASVRFDSREVQKSDAFVAIKGTLTDGHKYIDQVVAAGARAIVCEQLPAEMIDDVTYVQVESGNQALALMASNYYGTPSKNLKLVGVTGTNGKTTVSSLLYQLFKKAGYKVGLLSTIKIMVDDTVYPTKHTTPDALVINQHLKLMNDAGVEYCFMEVSSHGIHQKRTEGLVFEGAIFTNLSHDHLDYHKTFAEYRDTKKILFDQLPKTAFALTNVDDKNGLVMLQNTKARKASYALKNYADYRAQILENQFDGQLLKINDHELWTKLIGHFNAYNMLAIFATADLLGLEQLETLRLLSELENVDGRFQYYISKKRITAIVDYAHTPDALKNVLETINTLRTGNENVITVVGCGGDRDRSKRPVMGNIASEMSNKVILTSDNPRTESPTEIIAEMEAGVEPQNVKKILSIENREQAIKTACQLADDNDIILVAGKGHETYQETNGVRIDFDDFKIVKELLASLEK, encoded by the coding sequence ATGATGCAATTAAAGGACATATTATATGGAGTGCGTATTACTGCTGTTAGCGGTACTACCTCTTGTGATATAGCATCAGTTCGTTTTGATTCTCGCGAGGTGCAAAAATCTGATGCCTTCGTAGCTATAAAAGGCACGTTGACCGATGGTCATAAATATATTGATCAGGTAGTTGCTGCAGGTGCAAGAGCAATAGTTTGCGAGCAGTTACCAGCTGAGATGATAGATGATGTAACGTATGTGCAAGTAGAAAGTGGTAATCAGGCATTGGCATTGATGGCTTCAAATTACTACGGTACACCATCAAAAAATTTAAAATTAGTAGGTGTTACGGGTACCAATGGTAAAACCACGGTATCTAGTTTGTTATATCAGTTATTTAAAAAAGCAGGATACAAAGTAGGCTTGTTGTCCACCATTAAAATCATGGTAGATGATACGGTTTATCCAACAAAACATACTACTCCTGATGCATTGGTGATCAATCAGCATTTAAAATTGATGAACGATGCCGGTGTAGAGTATTGCTTTATGGAAGTAAGTTCTCATGGTATTCACCAGAAAAGAACCGAAGGTTTGGTGTTTGAAGGGGCAATTTTTACGAATCTGTCTCATGATCATCTAGACTATCATAAAACATTTGCAGAGTACCGCGATACTAAAAAGATATTGTTTGATCAGTTGCCAAAAACGGCATTTGCATTGACTAATGTAGATGATAAGAATGGTTTGGTCATGTTGCAGAATACTAAGGCTAGAAAAGCAAGCTACGCCTTAAAGAACTATGCAGATTACAGAGCACAGATTTTAGAAAATCAGTTCGACGGTCAATTGTTGAAAATCAATGATCATGAGCTATGGACAAAATTAATAGGTCATTTCAATGCCTATAATATGCTAGCGATTTTTGCGACAGCAGATTTATTGGGATTGGAGCAATTAGAAACCCTTCGCTTGTTGAGTGAATTGGAGAATGTAGATGGAAGGTTTCAATATTATATATCTAAGAAAAGAATTACGGCTATAGTTGATTATGCCCATACGCCGGACGCCCTAAAAAATGTGCTTGAGACAATCAACACGTTGAGAACTGGAAATGAAAACGTCATCACCGTTGTGGGGTGTGGTGGCGATAGAGACAGATCAAAGCGTCCGGTAATGGGTAATATCGCATCTGAAATGAGTAATAAAGTTATTCTCACTTCAGATAATCCTAGAACTGAATCCCCTACTGAAATTATTGCAGAAATGGAGGCGGGGGTAGAACCTCAGAATGTAAAGAAGATTTTATCCATTGAAAATAGGGAGCAAGCCATAAAAACGGCATGTCAACTAGCAGACGATAACGATATCATATTAGTAGCCGGCAAAGGTCATGAGACCTACCAAGAAACCAATGGCGTACGCATAGATTTCGACGATTTTAAAATAGTAAAAGAGCTTTTAGCAAGCTTAGAAAAATAA
- a CDS encoding penicillin-binding protein produces the protein MAATDKSILKRLYIVAGFMVLFAGAVLFKLVSIQIVDGEKYQALADTRTERMFTIEPNRGNLYSDDGSLLATSVSKYTIRFDAVTVSSEDFKENVKPLADALAKQFGKTSSHYQQLLRKARENKNRYALIVRNLDYSEYMAVKEFPLFNKGAFKGGLIIEQKTKREHPLGKIAERSVGYERVDENGYYTRVGMEGAFGEYLRGISGKRLKQKIAKGQWKPIGNDNIIEPKDGYDVYSTIDINIQDIAHHALLGQLEKYQADHGTVIVMEVKTGEVKAISNLGQTSEGKYYERLNYAIGESHEPGSTFKLVNLVAALEDKVIDTSSVIDTEKGAWKLYKHTIRDTKRGGHGEITMSEAFEVSSNVAFAKMIHEGYKNDPEKYVNRLMSMGIHKELGLPVVGEGKPVLRYPGDKGWSGLSLAQMAYGYEVSMTPLQTLAFYNAIANNGEMVKPRLLKEVKEWNKTIEKFDKKVLNPAICSQSTVKKVQQILKNVVEKDHGTGHRMYSKNFSMAGKTGTTQTNYVSKDRSKYEYVSSFAGYFPADDPKYSCIVVIHKPDKSVGYYGADVSGPVFKSVAQKVYATSPLTSEVDVKNVLIAKNEDSHQGYYKVAQAKYAAMPNVKGMCGMDAVAILENLGIEVEVRGNGKVKKQSITKGTDLKSVKKIVLELI, from the coding sequence ATGGCAGCGACGGATAAAAGCATATTAAAAAGGCTCTACATAGTGGCGGGTTTCATGGTGCTCTTTGCGGGTGCTGTGTTGTTTAAGCTGGTTTCTATTCAAATTGTAGATGGCGAAAAATACCAGGCATTGGCAGATACGCGTACCGAGCGTATGTTCACCATTGAGCCGAATAGAGGTAACCTATATTCAGATGACGGTAGCCTTTTGGCAACTTCAGTATCTAAATACACTATACGTTTTGATGCCGTAACGGTAAGTAGTGAAGATTTTAAAGAAAATGTAAAACCATTGGCAGATGCCTTGGCCAAGCAATTTGGTAAAACGTCTTCTCATTATCAGCAACTTTTAAGAAAAGCGAGAGAGAATAAAAATAGGTATGCGCTAATTGTGCGTAATCTAGATTATTCTGAATATATGGCAGTAAAGGAATTTCCGCTATTCAATAAAGGAGCGTTCAAAGGCGGACTCATTATTGAGCAGAAAACGAAAAGAGAGCATCCTTTAGGTAAAATTGCCGAGCGTAGTGTTGGGTATGAGCGTGTAGATGAAAACGGATATTATACTCGAGTGGGTATGGAAGGTGCTTTTGGGGAATACCTAAGAGGAATTTCAGGGAAGCGTTTAAAGCAAAAAATCGCAAAGGGACAGTGGAAGCCAATTGGTAACGATAATATCATTGAGCCAAAAGATGGTTATGATGTGTATTCTACTATAGACATTAATATACAAGATATAGCGCACCATGCATTATTGGGTCAGTTAGAGAAATATCAAGCGGATCACGGTACGGTAATCGTAATGGAAGTGAAAACGGGTGAGGTAAAGGCGATATCGAATTTGGGTCAGACCTCAGAAGGTAAATATTACGAGCGATTGAATTACGCCATCGGTGAATCTCACGAGCCTGGTTCTACTTTTAAATTAGTGAATTTGGTGGCTGCTTTAGAAGATAAGGTGATAGATACCAGTTCTGTTATTGATACCGAAAAAGGAGCTTGGAAATTATATAAGCATACTATTAGGGATACCAAACGTGGAGGTCACGGTGAAATTACCATGTCAGAAGCTTTTGAGGTGTCGTCAAATGTTGCCTTTGCTAAAATGATTCATGAAGGGTATAAGAATGACCCAGAGAAATATGTGAACAGATTAATGAGCATGGGTATCCATAAAGAATTAGGACTTCCGGTAGTTGGCGAAGGAAAACCTGTTCTGCGTTACCCAGGTGATAAAGGATGGTCAGGTCTTTCATTGGCGCAAATGGCTTATGGCTATGAGGTATCTATGACTCCGCTACAAACATTGGCATTCTATAATGCTATTGCAAATAATGGCGAAATGGTAAAGCCGCGTTTGTTGAAAGAAGTAAAAGAGTGGAACAAGACGATTGAGAAGTTTGATAAAAAGGTATTGAACCCTGCAATTTGTTCTCAGTCCACCGTAAAGAAAGTACAGCAGATATTAAAGAATGTAGTGGAGAAAGACCATGGAACGGGTCACCGTATGTATTCAAAGAATTTCTCTATGGCGGGAAAAACGGGTACAACTCAGACGAATTATGTGTCTAAGGATAGGTCGAAGTATGAATATGTTTCTTCGTTCGCAGGATATTTTCCGGCAGATGATCCAAAATACTCTTGTATAGTGGTAATCCATAAGCCAGACAAAAGTGTTGGGTATTATGGTGCAGATGTATCTGGTCCGGTATTTAAATCTGTAGCACAAAAAGTATATGCAACATCACCTTTAACAAGTGAGGTAGATGTAAAAAATGTGTTGATCGCTAAAAATGAAGATTCTCACCAAGGATACTATAAGGTGGCACAGGCAAAATATGCTGCAATGCCAAATGTAAAAGGTATGTGTGGTATGGATGCCGTTGCAATTCTTGAGAATTTGGGTATTGAAGTAGAGGTAAGAGGAAATGGCAAGGTAAAAAAACAGTCCATTACCAAAGGCACCGATTTAAAATCAGTGAAAAAAATAGTATTAGAATTAATATGA
- a CDS encoding FtsL-like putative cell division protein codes for MAKSKVKTGVFDLLKGKFLVSDDAPKNWLFIIFISFLATVMISSSHSADQKVHRIALLNEEVKELRNEFVDMRSDVQQLKLESSITGKISEKGLYPSENPPQKIKVKSLKEEE; via the coding sequence ATGGCGAAAAGTAAAGTGAAAACAGGTGTTTTTGACCTTTTGAAGGGTAAATTTTTGGTGAGCGATGACGCCCCTAAAAATTGGCTGTTCATTATTTTCATTTCGTTTTTGGCAACGGTTATGATCAGTAGCTCTCATAGTGCCGATCAAAAAGTACACCGCATTGCTTTATTGAATGAAGAAGTAAAAGAGTTGCGTAATGAGTTCGTAGATATGCGATCAGATGTGCAGCAGCTAAAATTAGAATCGAGCATTACCGGTAAAATATCGGAAAAAGGACTGTATCCTTCAGAGAATCCCCCGCAGAAAATTAAGGTGAAATCTTTAAAAGAGGAGGAATAA
- the rsmH gene encoding 16S rRNA (cytosine(1402)-N(4))-methyltransferase RsmH → MYHNPVLLKESVDGLNIKEDGIYVDVTFGGGGHSKEILKRLGKEGKLYAFDQDEDAQANALGDPRFTLIAENFRYITQFLKFYGIKKVDGILADYGVSSHQFDQAERGFSTRFDADLDMRMSKRNTLSAFEVVNKYSYDDLRKVLFEYGDIRNANAMAKVIVASREEEEIQTTDALKTVLKQFLPEHRQHKILAQIYQAIRIEVNQEIEVIKEFLEQAPGLLNEKGRLSVISYHSLEDRLVKRFIRAGQFEGEPEKDFYGNIDVPLKKVGGLIVPTKEEIKLNNRARSAKLRIAERNGEK, encoded by the coding sequence ATGTATCATAATCCTGTATTGCTGAAAGAATCGGTAGACGGTTTAAACATCAAAGAAGATGGTATATATGTAGATGTGACATTTGGTGGTGGCGGTCACTCTAAAGAGATATTAAAAAGATTGGGCAAGGAAGGCAAATTATATGCCTTTGATCAAGATGAGGATGCGCAGGCAAATGCATTAGGTGACCCAAGATTTACGCTGATAGCGGAGAATTTTAGATACATCACCCAGTTTTTAAAGTTCTATGGCATAAAGAAGGTAGATGGTATTCTTGCGGATTACGGAGTGTCATCGCATCAGTTTGATCAAGCGGAAAGAGGATTCTCTACGCGTTTTGATGCGGATTTGGATATGCGAATGAGCAAGCGCAATACACTATCAGCTTTTGAGGTAGTGAATAAGTACTCATATGATGACTTGCGTAAGGTGTTGTTCGAGTACGGCGATATTAGAAACGCGAACGCCATGGCAAAAGTAATTGTTGCCAGTAGGGAAGAAGAAGAGATACAGACTACCGATGCATTGAAAACAGTGTTGAAGCAGTTTTTGCCGGAACATAGGCAACATAAAATATTGGCACAGATATATCAAGCGATTCGCATAGAGGTGAATCAAGAGATAGAAGTGATCAAAGAGTTTTTGGAGCAGGCTCCAGGTTTATTGAATGAAAAAGGAAGGCTAAGTGTAATTAGCTACCACTCTTTAGAAGACAGGCTTGTAAAAAGATTTATAAGAGCAGGACAGTTTGAAGGAGAGCCGGAAAAAGATTTTTACGGCAATATAGATGTACCGTTAAAAAAGGTTGGTGGATTGATAGTGCCGACTAAAGAGGAAATAAAATTGAATAACAGAGCACGTAGTGCAAAATTAAGAATAGCAGAGCGTAATGGCGAAAAGTAA
- a CDS encoding division/cell wall cluster transcriptional repressor MraZ: MTTRNFKNSLFQDLGAEWENYPIKSDEVQKRVQKWGNLLTKWFLVVKCGNNIYIFELYKLNRTNLDIFFFGTFNCKADAKGRIMLPVALRNQVAPILKDGFFIKKSYLSECLELYPAYEWHRVMAELNEKSRFDEENLQFIRMYTAGLRQVEVDATGRLLIPKDIISLGGITKEVVIAPIGKRLEIWDKKAYDESINATKEEKVKLAKRVMLGEKPSGDVS, encoded by the coding sequence GTGACCACAAGAAACTTTAAGAATTCACTTTTTCAAGATTTAGGGGCTGAGTGGGAAAATTATCCCATAAAATCCGATGAAGTGCAAAAACGTGTTCAAAAGTGGGGTAATTTATTAACAAAGTGGTTTTTAGTGGTAAAATGTGGTAATAATATTTATATATTTGAGTTATATAAACTAAACAGAACCAATTTGGACATCTTTTTCTTTGGGACATTTAACTGCAAAGCTGATGCTAAGGGGCGTATTATGCTCCCTGTTGCGCTGCGCAATCAAGTGGCTCCGATCTTAAAAGATGGCTTCTTTATCAAAAAATCATATTTGAGCGAGTGTTTAGAATTATACCCTGCTTACGAGTGGCACAGAGTAATGGCAGAATTGAACGAAAAGAGCAGGTTCGATGAAGAAAACCTACAGTTCATAAGAATGTATACTGCGGGGCTTCGTCAAGTAGAAGTAGATGCTACCGGTAGATTATTGATACCTAAAGACATTATTTCATTAGGTGGTATTACCAAAGAAGTGGTGATTGCACCAATTGGTAAAAGATTAGAGATTTGGGACAAGAAGGCGTATGACGAATCTATAAACGCAACGAAAGAAGAGAAGGTGAAGTTGGCAAAGCGTGTAATGTTAGGTGAAAAACCAAGTGGAGATGTATCATAA
- a CDS encoding alpha/beta fold hydrolase has product MENELINDGGFKYIEKGEGKPIIILHGLMGGLSNFEGVNTYFPPKGYKVLIPELPLYSMPMLKTTVKNFAKYLKKFIDYKELDDVILLGNSLGGHIGLLHTKLYPAKVKALVITGSSGLYESAMGDGYPKRGDYEFIKKKAQDVFYDPAVATKEIVDEVFATVNDRVKLVKTLAIAKSAIRHNMAQDLPSMKTPTCIIWGKNDTVTPPDVAELFDELLPNSDLFWMDKCGHAPMMEHPDQFNTILDEWLTKNNF; this is encoded by the coding sequence ATGGAAAACGAATTGATCAACGACGGAGGATTTAAGTATATAGAAAAAGGCGAAGGAAAACCCATTATTATTCTACACGGATTAATGGGCGGACTCAGTAATTTTGAGGGAGTGAATACTTATTTCCCTCCTAAAGGTTACAAAGTACTGATTCCTGAATTGCCCCTATACTCAATGCCGATGTTAAAGACAACGGTAAAGAATTTTGCCAAATACCTTAAGAAATTCATTGACTATAAAGAGCTGGATGATGTTATTCTTTTAGGCAACTCTTTAGGTGGCCATATTGGTCTTTTACACACCAAATTATACCCTGCCAAAGTAAAAGCTTTGGTGATTACCGGTAGTTCTGGACTTTATGAAAGCGCTATGGGCGATGGTTACCCAAAACGTGGTGATTATGAGTTCATTAAAAAGAAGGCACAAGATGTTTTCTATGACCCGGCAGTTGCCACCAAAGAGATTGTAGATGAAGTTTTTGCTACGGTCAATGATCGTGTAAAATTGGTGAAGACTTTGGCAATTGCAAAAAGTGCCATTCGCCATAACATGGCGCAAGATCTACCTAGCATGAAAACCCCTACTTGTATTATATGGGGAAAAAATGATACGGTTACTCCGCCAGACGTTGCAGAACTGTTCGATGAGCTTTTACCTAATTCAGATTTATTTTGGATGGATAAATGTGGACATGCACCTATGATGGAGCACCCAGACCAATTCAATACCATTCTTGATGAGTGGTTGACGAAAAACAATTTCTAA
- the yihA gene encoding ribosome biogenesis GTP-binding protein YihA/YsxC, with protein MKIKSADFVMSNSDVAKCPKEPLPEYAFIGRSNVGKSSLINMLTERKSLAKTSGRPGKTQLINHFKINENWFLVDLPGYGYARVSKRDKNTFQKYITNYFLQREQLVCSFVLVDIRHDPQPIDMEFMQWMGENGVPFAIIFTKADKLKPKAIERQVKQYLDKLLADMWEEAPPHFVTSSSHRSGRDEVLAYIDDINEKFFEATK; from the coding sequence ATGAAAATAAAGTCGGCCGACTTTGTAATGAGCAACTCTGATGTTGCCAAATGCCCGAAAGAGCCTTTACCCGAGTACGCCTTTATTGGTCGTTCTAACGTTGGTAAGTCTTCTTTGATCAATATGTTGACCGAGCGTAAAAGCTTGGCAAAAACATCTGGCAGACCTGGTAAGACACAATTGATCAACCATTTTAAAATCAATGAAAATTGGTTTCTGGTAGATTTACCCGGTTACGGTTATGCCCGTGTTTCTAAAAGAGATAAAAATACCTTTCAAAAATATATCACCAATTACTTTTTACAACGAGAGCAGCTAGTGTGTTCTTTTGTACTTGTAGATATTCGCCATGATCCACAACCTATAGATATGGAGTTCATGCAGTGGATGGGTGAAAACGGAGTACCTTTTGCCATTATCTTCACCAAAGCAGATAAATTGAAACCGAAAGCCATTGAGCGCCAGGTAAAACAATATCTGGACAAACTTTTAGCCGATATGTGGGAAGAAGCACCGCCACATTTTGTAACCAGCTCTAGCCACCGTAGCGGTCGTGATGAAGTACTGGCGTACATAGATGATATCAACGAGAAGTTTTTTGAGGCAACGAAGTAG
- a CDS encoding toll/interleukin-1 receptor domain-containing protein → MRVFISHSSKDKKFVRLLKDSLLENSIETWFDEDQLDLGDKLVNKLENALDDSSHLVIILSPSSINSDWVNFELKRAIKNNRTGLNSKIIPIKYKECNVPDEISDLLHADLTDEVVLPDNDRVKFISSGFDSFFLKLVRTIRNSAKTITKAEKEEILKSIKASKQAVDKHQKSIHRGNYKLIGYTTLESRKKFQNKLKGRVDKVESIEDIKPLLLPYSLKTVYKPELGIKLMVEGDELPFGTEAHFAGYRNDDLAIAVDKRTRDGIMIDFDNYYQIEIDPEKDLIRFVNKIKTNANTV, encoded by the coding sequence ATGAGAGTATTCATATCACATAGTAGTAAGGACAAAAAATTTGTTCGATTATTAAAAGACAGTTTATTAGAAAATAGTATTGAAACTTGGTTTGACGAAGACCAACTTGATTTAGGAGATAAATTGGTTAATAAACTTGAAAATGCTTTAGATGATTCCTCGCATTTAGTAATCATTTTATCACCTTCCTCTATAAATTCTGATTGGGTAAATTTTGAATTGAAAAGAGCTATTAAAAATAATCGCACTGGATTGAATTCAAAAATAATTCCTATAAAATATAAAGAATGTAATGTTCCTGATGAAATTTCGGATTTACTTCATGCAGATTTAACCGATGAAGTTGTTCTTCCCGACAATGATAGAGTTAAATTTATTTCAAGTGGTTTTGATAGTTTTTTTCTGAAATTAGTACGAACGATTAGAAATTCTGCAAAAACAATTACTAAAGCCGAAAAAGAAGAAATTTTAAAATCTATAAAAGCAAGTAAGCAAGCAGTAGACAAACATCAAAAATCAATTCATAGGGGGAATTATAAATTAATAGGATACACAACGCTTGAATCAAGGAAAAAATTCCAAAATAAACTTAAAGGAAGAGTAGATAAAGTTGAGTCTATTGAAGACATCAAACCATTACTACTCCCTTATAGTTTGAAAACAGTTTATAAACCCGAATTGGGAATAAAGTTAATGGTTGAAGGAGACGAACTACCATTTGGTACTGAAGCACATTTCGCAGGTTATAGGAATGACGATTTAGCAATTGCTGTTGATAAAAGAACTCGAGACGGAATAATGATTGATTTTGATAATTATTATCAAATAGAAATTGATCCAGAAAAAGATTTGATAAGGTTCGTGAATAAAATAAAAACTAATGCAAACACCGTATAA
- a CDS encoding TIR domain-containing protein has protein sequence MSKNYSAFYVSEPFSESSLGAHATKDFCYYSILKAWKGSDSSFPFNNAHDTTYNVRDNSDWELTLKPRLRQRLRNSKNIILFLSENTKSSRALREEIDYGTNTLNLPIIVIYPDLKTKEDLLNNANTGLNNIVKALWNKLPIFRDSKSNVPVLHVPMNKVIIRKALNNVNLREGSKKEAGDYFYN, from the coding sequence ATGAGTAAAAACTATAGCGCGTTTTATGTTAGTGAGCCTTTTAGTGAATCATCTCTTGGAGCGCATGCTACCAAAGATTTTTGTTATTATAGTATATTAAAGGCATGGAAAGGTTCTGACTCTTCTTTTCCTTTTAATAATGCTCATGACACAACTTATAATGTTCGTGATAACAGTGACTGGGAATTAACACTTAAACCAAGACTGAGGCAAAGATTAAGAAACTCTAAAAACATCATATTATTTTTAAGTGAAAATACAAAAAGTTCTAGAGCGTTGAGAGAAGAAATAGATTATGGAACTAATACATTAAACCTTCCAATAATTGTTATTTATCCAGACTTAAAAACAAAAGAAGATTTACTAAATAATGCTAATACTGGCTTGAATAATATTGTGAAAGCATTGTGGAACAAGCTACCAATTTTTAGAGATTCAAAATCGAACGTGCCTGTGCTACATGTTCCAATGAACAAAGTGATTATTCGGAAAGCATTAAATAATGTCAATTTAAGGGAGGGTTCTAAAAAAGAAGCTGGAGACTATTTTTATAACTAA
- a CDS encoding macro domain-containing protein: MKVNFLDKNVRNKFWIYFSVISGILSFILLFNIIPDQYNNCLKYFGYAAFVVLILIYLFIWYRANNLTNINIDIEGSNVNIKCGDLFSEKGLKTIPFNEFFDTIVDDKIISNKSLNGIFINRFFNDNLNELDTFIVENSDSSDIIDNEFERTRGGKKVKFKLSTLFVHDDYIITAFSKFDEHNKATLTMPEYIEFLINFWDRVNRIYAQKNVSVPIFGSGITRLKEHKNIGDEDLLKIMLWTFKLSEMKFKYPAKLSIIIHEDKIDQINLYNLKSIELGL, translated from the coding sequence ATGAAAGTTAATTTTTTAGATAAAAATGTAAGAAACAAATTCTGGATTTACTTTTCAGTAATTTCTGGTATTTTGTCATTCATATTACTTTTTAATATCATTCCTGACCAATACAACAATTGTTTAAAATACTTTGGTTATGCAGCATTTGTAGTATTAATTTTGATTTATTTATTTATTTGGTACAGAGCTAATAATCTTACCAATATAAATATTGATATTGAGGGCAGTAATGTAAATATCAAATGCGGAGACTTATTTTCTGAGAAAGGACTAAAAACAATACCTTTTAATGAATTCTTTGACACAATAGTAGATGATAAAATTATATCCAATAAATCTCTTAACGGTATTTTTATTAATCGATTTTTTAATGATAATCTAAATGAACTTGATACATTTATTGTAGAAAATTCAGATAGTTCAGATATAATTGACAACGAATTTGAAAGGACAAGAGGAGGTAAAAAAGTTAAATTTAAACTTAGTACATTATTTGTGCATGATGATTATATAATAACTGCATTTTCTAAGTTTGACGAACATAATAAGGCAACTTTGACTATGCCTGAATACATAGAATTTTTAATTAACTTTTGGGATAGAGTCAACCGCATTTATGCACAAAAAAATGTTTCTGTTCCCATTTTTGGCTCTGGGATAACTCGACTGAAAGAGCACAAAAATATAGGTGACGAGGATTTATTAAAGATAATGCTATGGACATTTAAACTAAGTGAAATGAAATTCAAATATCCCGCAAAACTATCAATAATAATTCATGAGGATAAAATTGACCAAATCAATCTATACAATTTAAAATCTATTGAACTTGGATTGTAA